The following nucleotide sequence is from Drosophila simulans strain w501 chromosome 3L, Prin_Dsim_3.1, whole genome shotgun sequence.
GAAGTAAATCTGGACTGCGAACAAATTCAATCcagtttggcgcataaattaCACCTTTTTGGCGCCAGCAAAAAGGTGCGTATCCCTAAGATACGATGGGCCAAGGCCAATGGAATACCAACAATACGGCTGCCATTTGTTgctcttttcattttatgttcataatggcaaaagttttgagGGTTGCCTTTTTATGTCTGTGATATTTAAAGAGGCCCGAGGTCAGGTCATTAAAATGGCAGAAAGGTTGGTTGGCCACCCGACTTTCTGCTTTGTATTCATTAAGTAATTGAGGGCAAGGTGGAAAGTGGACACAAAGCATCTGGGGTTCTTTTgtggcataaataatttatatactaatttgattattatttaattgccatgATGATGAGTTGCGTAAGTTAACTTTATTATTACACCTGTTCGAGGTAGTGCTGTAGATGTCTGAGTTCCACTTGCTGCACAAAGTAGACGATGCCGGCCGTAACTAGAAGATTTAAAAGTAGCTTAAAGTGCCCGGCTATAGTATTCAAACCAATATAGGTGGATTTGTTTCTTCTTAACTTGAACTTGTTCGTTATAAAACAAATGGACACAGGTTGTCGATCACATATGGAGATTCCGGAAAGAAACTGTGgatggaaatatttatttatgcaatctTGTTCATATTACGGTACAAACCAGTAAATCCAGAATATCCAATTGCTTGAAAGCATGCCCCGTCCAGCAGATTTCGTCCAGAAATTCTTTCATTTCGCAACCATTTTCATCCGATTTGAAATTCCAGCTTTTTGCCATTAAGTTGGAATATTCCTTCTGTTGAGTGTAAGCTGCAGCAAGTAGCAACATCCACAACGCAAAATGCCAGGATAATATCAGTAAAGGTTTCATAAGCAACTCCTGGAGATTTGGCTGCCTTGAGTTTTCCTCGCCATCCCAAACGGCTTCATCCTCCAGATCTTCCTGGCTCTTCTGTTTCTGCACAAGCTCATCGTAATCATATTTAAGAAACTGCATAAGTTCAGCTATTCGAAAAGCCATTATCCAAAGGAAGCACATGCAGGATACTTTGAAATAGTGACCAGCCAAGATATTTGCGACTTTTTGATTGGAGAAAATACTGCgaagctgaaactgaaacagcTTAAGATTCCTTTGCAATCTTAGCATTCCTAGACATTGAAGCCACCCAGCGTTAATCAGATGATATAGAATACGCAGCGCCATAATTAGTACAAACAATAATCTGGGTATACCCATCATGTAATCGGAAATCTGATGCAGTTTGGTAAACGTTACAGTATTGGGCTCGTCAGACGCTTTTGGCCagttgaaaaatataatatcaaCT
It contains:
- the LOC27207811 gene encoding uncharacterized protein LOC27207811, coding for MARLRFILNIAKVLRFPLHFFGILQLRFSDSQQVYQQRANCCRFLTAVFITLILLLHKLFSYELQKESKLVNLLKIEKRPLRSELELWNENLTSIYIFLTLVCSLVNKNELWKLINEAQLTYKQLKSLLGKHLVLECSWDVLIHGLLLILLLAVMLVDIIFFNWPKASDEPNTVTFTKLHQISDYMMGIPRLLFVLIMALRILYHLINAGWLQCLGMLRLQRNLKLFQFQLRSIFSNQKVANILAGHYFKVSCMCFLWIMAFRIAELMQFLKYDYDELVQKQKSQEDLEDEAVWDGEENSRQPNLQELLMKPLLILSWHFALWMLLLAAAYTQQKEYSNLMAKSWNFKSDENGCEMKEFLDEICWTGHAFKQLDILDLLFLSGISICDRQPVSICFITNKFKLRRNKSTYIGLNTIAGHFKLLLNLLVTAGIVYFVQQVELRHLQHYLEQV